A region of Candidatus Bathyarchaeia archaeon DNA encodes the following proteins:
- a CDS encoding MBL fold metallo-hydrolase — MVNVSVKWLGHASFQITADGKNIYIDPYEGNYVDKADIVLVTHSHYDHCDTSKIEKIRKNGTVIVSPPDCATKIRGNVRVLKPGESTTVGDIVIEAVHAYNVRRFRSPGVPFHPKGFGLGYLIKIGDKIIYHAGDTDFIPEMRELKNRGITLALLPSGGTYTMDNPEAAEAAIAISPEIVIPMHRWDTSPEEFKRRVESTSNIKVVLLKPGEKYNL; from the coding sequence ATGGTTAATGTCAGCGTTAAATGGCTTGGGCACGCCAGCTTTCAAATAACTGCTGATGGAAAGAACATTTATATCGACCCCTACGAGGGGAACTACGTTGATAAAGCGGATATTGTTCTCGTGACCCACTCTCACTATGATCATTGCGATACATCTAAGATTGAAAAAATACGGAAAAATGGAACCGTAATCGTTTCGCCACCAGACTGCGCAACAAAGATAAGAGGAAATGTTAGGGTTCTTAAGCCCGGGGAGAGCACGACGGTCGGCGATATAGTGATCGAAGCCGTCCACGCATATAACGTGAGGCGCTTTAGATCGCCTGGGGTACCGTTCCATCCGAAAGGTTTTGGTCTCGGCTACCTAATAAAAATAGGTGATAAAATCATCTATCATGCGGGAGACACTGATTTTATTCCAGAGATGAGGGAGCTCAAAAATAGGGGTATAACTCTTGCTCTGCTTCCAAGCGGCGGCACATACACCATGGATAATCCTGAGGCAGCTGAGGCAGCCATAGCCATAAGCCCCGAAATAGTTATCCCGATGCATAGATGGGATACAAGCCCGGAGGAATTCAAGAGGAGGGTTGAATCCACCTCAAATATTAAGGTTGTCTTACTTAAACCCGGGGAAAAATACAATCTCTAG
- a CDS encoding methyltransferase encodes MRFYSEKTGKFYRLVETDTWPYLEISGIRMHRADEVDPKTDAILKIKALGKIYGSILDCCTGLGYTAILAAQKRSVREVITIEKDENVIFIAKQNPFSKALFENGKIKLIVGDVFEEIKNFNNEYFNFIIHDPPRINVAPELYSLEFYKQLFRVLKGNGRMLHYVGRPGIRQGKRYLKGIMERLRLAGFTRIRMVDYALSLVIEK; translated from the coding sequence GTGAGATTTTATAGCGAGAAAACTGGGAAATTTTATAGGCTTGTTGAAACGGATACTTGGCCTTATCTTGAGATATCTGGGATACGGATGCATAGAGCTGATGAGGTTGATCCTAAAACTGATGCTATATTAAAGATTAAGGCTCTAGGTAAGATTTACGGCTCCATTCTAGACTGCTGCACCGGCCTAGGTTACACGGCCATCTTAGCGGCTCAAAAGAGAAGCGTTAGGGAAGTTATAACCATCGAGAAAGATGAAAATGTTATATTTATCGCTAAGCAGAACCCATTCTCGAAGGCTCTTTTCGAGAACGGTAAGATTAAACTTATAGTCGGCGATGTTTTTGAGGAGATAAAGAATTTTAATAATGAGTATTTTAACTTTATAATTCATGACCCGCCTAGGATAAATGTTGCTCCAGAACTCTATTCACTGGAGTTTTATAAGCAGCTTTTCAGGGTTCTAAAGGGGAATGGAAGGATGCTGCATTATGTTGGAAGACCGGGCATAAGGCAGGGTAAAAGATACTTGAAGGGTATAATGGAGCGTTTAAGACTAGCGGGTTTCACGAGAATAAGGATGGTTGATTATGCTTTGAGCTTGGTAATTGAGAAATAG
- a CDS encoding ATP/GTP-binding protein — MNVLVLGPAGSGKSLFVKNFSAYLASEGYRVRTINLDPGVLNPGYSPDFDVRSVFTVESIMREMNLGPNGAILESMERLTRIKLPKFKDTDYVLIDTPGQLEPFLFRETGRIIASGFEDRCCLFLGDLSALKRNLVSFYLYALTVYYTLETETIAILNKVDLLNEKEIEEIKDILRNPNSLLTKKPTNLREEMDMELLKSLRAFFPPKRVPLVSARTGTGFEEILTILHEVKCACGDLT, encoded by the coding sequence ATGAACGTTCTTGTTTTAGGGCCAGCTGGATCTGGTAAAAGCCTATTTGTCAAAAACTTTTCAGCGTATTTGGCTAGCGAGGGCTATAGAGTCAGAACAATAAATCTAGATCCGGGGGTTTTAAATCCCGGATATAGCCCGGATTTTGATGTGAGATCAGTGTTCACTGTCGAGAGCATAATGCGCGAGATGAATTTAGGGCCTAATGGAGCCATACTTGAAAGCATGGAAAGGTTAACGAGAATTAAGCTGCCGAAATTTAAGGATACGGATTACGTGTTGATTGACACACCTGGACAACTGGAGCCGTTCCTATTCAGGGAGACTGGAAGGATTATAGCTAGCGGTTTTGAAGATAGATGTTGTCTTTTTCTCGGTGATCTTTCAGCGCTGAAAAGAAACCTTGTAAGCTTTTACCTCTATGCTCTAACGGTTTATTATACTCTTGAGACCGAGACCATAGCTATCTTGAATAAGGTGGATCTTCTCAACGAGAAGGAAATAGAAGAGATCAAAGATATCCTCAGAAACCCAAACAGCCTCCTCACTAAAAAGCCAACAAACCTTAGAGAGGAAATGGATATGGAGCTGCTGAAATCTCTAAGAGCCTTCTTTCCACCCAAAAGAGTCCCACTAGTATCCGCTAGGACGGGAACAGGTTTCGAAGAAATCCTAACTATTCTACATGAGGTTAAATGCGCGTGTGGGGACTTAACATAA
- a CDS encoding Gfo/Idh/MocA family oxidoreductase: MKKLGVGFIGSGFVARFHALSWTGIRDAEITAIYNIREESARKLSNLVETLGVGKPKVYTDLRSMLSDPSVNAVWILNPNFMRLEVVKAIVEEVTQGKANIAGVCCEKPLARNVDEAEEMVKLVEKAGLLHGYLEDQVFAPSVIRAKETIWKYGAKYSGRPYLARAAEEHGGPHSAWFWNPQLSGGGVLLDMTCHSLEASRYLLMNPDKPKEALKPITVQSVIASLKWTKEPYVSTLKRNFNVNYEKTPAEDYALTLIVYEDEDGGLVLSEARTSWSFVGPGLRLTFEVLGPEYSVTINSLQQELNVFLSRNVKIPPTEEFVEKQAAEQGLMPIIPNEAITYGYQDENRHMVECFLKGKLPEENWRDGLLVTQLMMAAYMSAEKGRKIKFNPEVLKGYRPKVCLGEWNPKSIAETE, translated from the coding sequence TTGAAGAAGCTGGGCGTGGGTTTTATAGGCTCAGGTTTTGTAGCCAGGTTTCACGCGTTGTCTTGGACTGGTATAAGGGATGCGGAGATAACAGCCATTTACAATATAAGGGAGGAAAGCGCCCGTAAACTATCGAACCTTGTTGAAACGCTGGGTGTCGGTAAACCAAAAGTTTACACAGATTTAAGGAGCATGCTTTCAGACCCTTCGGTTAACGCTGTTTGGATACTTAACCCGAATTTCATGAGACTCGAAGTTGTAAAGGCTATTGTGGAAGAGGTAACGCAGGGGAAAGCGAATATTGCCGGCGTGTGTTGTGAGAAGCCGCTTGCGAGAAACGTTGATGAAGCCGAAGAAATGGTTAAACTCGTTGAGAAAGCAGGCCTTCTTCATGGTTACTTGGAGGATCAGGTTTTTGCTCCCTCTGTCATCCGCGCAAAAGAAACTATATGGAAATATGGCGCCAAATATTCTGGCAGACCGTATCTGGCTAGGGCGGCTGAAGAGCATGGTGGGCCGCATTCAGCTTGGTTCTGGAACCCTCAGCTGTCTGGTGGCGGGGTACTATTAGACATGACTTGCCACAGCTTAGAGGCCAGTCGATATCTGCTTATGAATCCAGACAAACCTAAAGAGGCGCTTAAACCCATAACCGTTCAATCGGTTATAGCATCCCTTAAATGGACTAAGGAACCCTATGTTTCTACGCTCAAAAGGAACTTTAATGTTAACTACGAGAAGACCCCTGCCGAGGACTATGCCCTAACGCTTATAGTTTATGAGGATGAGGACGGCGGCTTAGTTCTCTCAGAGGCCAGAACCTCATGGAGCTTTGTTGGCCCCGGCTTAAGGTTAACGTTTGAGGTTCTTGGGCCAGAATACTCTGTAACTATAAACAGTTTGCAGCAGGAGCTTAACGTGTTTTTAAGCAGAAATGTTAAGATACCGCCAACTGAGGAGTTCGTTGAGAAGCAGGCGGCGGAGCAGGGTTTAATGCCAATAATACCGAACGAGGCGATAACCTATGGCTATCAAGATGAAAATCGGCATATGGTTGAATGCTTCTTGAAGGGCAAGCTGCCTGAGGAGAATTGGAGAGATGGGCTTTTAGTAACGCAGCTTATGATGGCAGCCTACATGTCGGCTGAAAAAGGCAGAAAAATAAAGTTTAACCCTGAAGTCTTAAAAGGGTATAGGCCAAAAGTATGTTTGGGCGAGTGGAATCCTAAATCCATCGCTGAAACCGAGTAA
- a CDS encoding dolichol kinase: protein MLLIWVIFVVMVLTKKLYNFMIGRGFETNVAVYYNRKVIHILTGGLCASLIPLIFRSFILPLIMSLLLAAFLFSYHRKRQLMYWFQTSDNSYEVSFCIMWGLIISLGWILTGGDFRIGVLPVIFMSVGDAITGIVRNAIYRRRTKSWWGNLAMASFSISVGAIVGLAGIIAGAAASLVEHFEFKPIDDNVLVPATSFLILLLARILAPWSLAL from the coding sequence ATGTTGCTCATATGGGTAATCTTTGTGGTTATGGTTTTAACCAAAAAACTTTATAATTTTATGATTGGGAGGGGTTTTGAAACAAACGTGGCCGTTTACTATAATAGGAAAGTGATACATATATTAACTGGAGGATTATGCGCCTCACTCATACCGCTAATATTTAGGTCCTTTATCCTCCCGTTAATTATGAGCCTTCTCCTCGCAGCCTTCCTATTTTCCTATCATAGGAAGAGGCAATTAATGTATTGGTTTCAAACAAGCGACAATTCATATGAAGTTTCCTTCTGTATTATGTGGGGATTAATTATATCTTTAGGCTGGATATTGACCGGCGGCGACTTCCGCATCGGTGTACTGCCAGTTATCTTCATGTCGGTCGGAGACGCAATAACGGGCATTGTGAGAAACGCGATTTACAGGAGAAGAACCAAATCTTGGTGGGGTAACCTTGCAATGGCATCATTCTCGATAAGCGTGGGCGCAATAGTTGGGCTCGCAGGAATAATTGCCGGAGCCGCGGCCTCGCTAGTTGAACACTTTGAATTTAAGCCAATAGACGACAATGTGCTTGTGCCAGCGACATCCTTCTTAATCCTTCTGTTGGCTAGGATACTTGCACCCTGGTCCCTTGCGTTGTAA